The following proteins are co-located in the Peptostreptococcaceae bacterium genome:
- a CDS encoding DUF1015 domain-containing protein, which translates to KNCLYIYRQIFRGRVQTGIVGCTSIDEYLNEIVKKHEFTQPEKELDRINNIDRTDANTEPLLLAYRKEDSLNKIMNNWIKFHMPEYNFTSEDAITHIVWVIDDDSAINEITEIFKNIEYLYIADGHHRTASSAKVGIKRRKENPDYDGTEEFNYFLSVLFSDEDLFIMDYNRVVKDFNGLTKDELFIQIENKFEIEKWKGKEAFKPMKEKTFGMYVDGAWYKLSAKPGTWNDENPLERLDVAILQNNLLNPVLGIDNPSTNKRVEFIGGIRGLKELEHRVSTDMKVAFSMYPTSMDDVLEVADAGLIMPTKSTWFEPKLRSGLFVHKLK; encoded by the coding sequence AAAAGAATTGTCTGTATATTTATCGACAAATATTCCGCGGTCGTGTTCAAACAGGCATAGTTGGATGTACATCAATAGATGAATATTTGAATGAAATAGTTAAAAAACATGAATTTACGCAACCTGAAAAGGAACTGGATCGCATAAACAATATTGATAGAACCGATGCCAACACTGAACCATTGTTATTAGCCTATAGGAAAGAGGATAGCCTTAATAAAATAATGAATAACTGGATTAAGTTCCATATGCCTGAGTATAATTTTACAAGCGAAGATGCCATCACCCATATTGTATGGGTAATAGATGATGACTCGGCCATAAATGAAATAACGGAGATATTTAAAAATATTGAATATCTTTATATTGCAGATGGACATCACAGAACGGCTTCTAGTGCGAAGGTTGGAATTAAAAGAAGAAAAGAGAATCCGGATTACGACGGTACAGAGGAATTTAATTACTTTTTATCAGTTCTGTTTTCTGATGAGGATCTTTTTATAATGGATTACAACCGTGTGGTCAAAGATTTCAATGGTTTGACGAAAGACGAATTGTTTATTCAGATAGAAAACAAATTCGAGATAGAAAAATGGAAAGGCAAAGAAGCCTTTAAACCCATGAAAGAAAAAACTTTCGGAATGTATGTAGATGGCGCATGGTATAAGCTTAGCGCAAAGCCCGGCACATGGAACGATGAAAATCCATTGGAAAGGTTGGATGTGGCGATTCTACAAAACAATTTATTGAATCCCGTTTTAGGGATTGATAATCCGAGCACAAATAAAAGAGTGGAATTTATTGGAGGAATAAGAGGTTTAAAAGAACTTGAACATCGTGTTTCTACAGACATGAAAGTTGCTTTTTCAATGTATCCGACATCAATGGACGATGTTTTAGAGGTGGCTGATGCAGGGTTGATTATGCCGACAAAATCGACATGGTTTGAACCCAAGCTAAGAAGCGGCCTTTTTGTACACAAGCTCAAGTAG
- a CDS encoding HAD family hydrolase has protein sequence MKKWILFDCMETLIDMTNLPNSEDYALWAFEGSEAEALWDDFRDFYIDYRAARIEIEKELPRFKEYEMNERYRRILGSKVKGKELEKIVANMDEVFWNRYSSECYAKESVIEAVSVLSKKYYLGVVSNFKIKSGVRDLLKKTGLLEHFEFSVNSCEIGWKKPHDQIYYAARELAGVDFDNIVFIGDDYANDYEKPKALGCRTLLYDPFGSHTKAEYRIKDFNELLTSNIIVGEGMEINEQE, from the coding sequence ATGAAAAAATGGATATTGTTCGACTGTATGGAAACCCTTATCGACATGACAAATCTTCCGAATTCTGAAGACTATGCTTTGTGGGCTTTCGAGGGATCTGAAGCAGAGGCTTTGTGGGATGATTTCCGGGATTTCTATATAGATTACAGAGCGGCGCGAATTGAGATAGAAAAGGAGTTGCCCCGTTTTAAAGAATACGAAATGAACGAGAGGTATAGAAGAATTCTAGGAAGCAAGGTCAAGGGTAAAGAGCTCGAAAAAATTGTAGCTAATATGGATGAGGTGTTTTGGAACAGATATTCAAGCGAGTGCTATGCAAAGGAGTCAGTGATTGAAGCTGTTTCCGTATTATCCAAGAAATATTACCTGGGAGTTGTTTCTAATTTCAAAATTAAAAGCGGTGTTCGCGATCTACTAAAAAAGACGGGTTTGCTGGAGCATTTTGAATTCTCGGTAAATTCATGTGAAATAGGATGGAAAAAGCCTCACGACCAAATATATTATGCCGCAAGGGAATTGGCGGGAGTCGATTTTGACAACATAGTTTTTATAGGCGATGATTATGCCAATGACTATGAAAAGCCAAAGGCTCTTGGCTGCAGAACTTTGCTGTATGATCCCTTTGGCTCGCATACTAAGGCTGAGTATAGAATAAAGGATTTTAATGAGTTGTTGACATCGAATATTATTGTAGGGGAGGGAATGGAAATCAATGAGCAAGAATAA
- a CDS encoding cation transporter — translation MDRNRQIKTASWIGIAGNMLLSTAKLVVGVLSGSMAVIGDGIDSATDIVMSLITLFAAGIMERPPDPKHPYGYGRAETVATKLLSFMIFFAGAQFMISTLSRFKIIDTLAKPDVAAIYVTVASIFGKFILSRIQHVMAKKSGSAMIAATAKNMQNDILTSIAVLLGLGFTFALDLPILDLLTAFCISIWVMKSALGIFLETSSEVMEETKDLSIYDTLFEIVERVEGANHPHRTRVRKFGDILYVDMDIEVDGDLPVNEAHLIAHELEKKIHDEIEAVYDIMVHIEPLGCTMKDEKFGLSQEIINNTKIEKGGR, via the coding sequence ATGGATAGAAACAGACAGATAAAAACAGCATCGTGGATTGGAATCGCAGGAAACATGTTGCTTTCAACGGCAAAGCTTGTTGTGGGAGTGCTTTCGGGAAGCATGGCGGTTATAGGTGACGGAATCGACTCAGCGACGGATATAGTCATGTCGCTGATAACATTGTTTGCAGCAGGGATAATGGAAAGGCCGCCGGACCCTAAGCATCCATATGGATATGGAAGGGCCGAAACCGTTGCTACAAAACTTCTTTCATTCATGATATTTTTTGCGGGAGCGCAATTTATGATCAGCACTCTCTCACGTTTCAAAATTATAGATACCCTTGCGAAACCTGATGTAGCGGCTATTTATGTTACAGTTGCATCAATATTCGGGAAATTCATTTTATCGAGAATTCAGCATGTAATGGCCAAAAAATCGGGAAGCGCAATGATAGCGGCGACAGCGAAAAACATGCAGAATGATATACTCACATCTATAGCGGTTCTTTTGGGTTTGGGATTCACATTTGCTCTTGATTTGCCGATTCTGGATCTTTTAACTGCCTTTTGCATAAGTATATGGGTAATGAAATCGGCACTGGGAATATTCCTTGAAACCAGTTCGGAAGTAATGGAGGAAACCAAGGACCTTTCCATCTACGATACATTGTTTGAGATTGTCGAAAGGGTGGAGGGCGCTAATCACCCTCACAGAACGCGGGTCAGAAAATTTGGAGATATTCTTTATGTTGACATGGACATAGAGGTTGATGGGGATTTGCCGGTAAATGAAGCTCATCTTATAGCTCATGAGCTTGAAAAGAAGATTCACGACGAAATCGAAGCAGTATACGATATAATGGTTCACATAGAGCCATTGGGATGCACTATGAAGGATGAAAAGTTTGGACTGTCACAAGAGATAATAAACAATACCAAGATTGAAAAAGGAGGAAGATAA
- a CDS encoding cupin domain-containing protein, with the protein MFVINDEGKKFDLKEGIHSTIKGYGGGLMAVENRFEKGAVAPNHTHFHEQTVYIVSGEFEFFLNGETRIMKAGDSLYASPDAEHGCVCLESGVVIDVFSPQREDFLN; encoded by the coding sequence ATGTTTGTAATAAACGATGAAGGCAAGAAGTTCGATTTAAAAGAGGGCATACATTCAACAATCAAGGGATACGGTGGAGGGCTCATGGCTGTAGAGAATAGGTTTGAAAAGGGAGCAGTGGCGCCGAACCATACGCATTTCCACGAACAGACCGTTTACATAGTCAGCGGGGAATTTGAATTTTTCTTAAATGGAGAAACAAGGATAATGAAGGCAGGAGATAGTCTTTATGCCTCGCCTGATGCGGAGCATGGTTGCGTTTGTCTGGAGTCCGGAGTGGTAATCGATGTTTTTTCTCCCCAAAGAGAAGACTTTCTAAATTAA
- a CDS encoding prolyl-tRNA synthetase associated domain-containing protein produces the protein MVEERKQKVYNKLEELGISYVKHEHPAVFTNEELDIYAADMEGGQCKNLFLRNAKGNRQYLVVLGHDKRADLGSLKKILGEKGLSFGSDKRLMKCMGIESGAVSPFNLINDTDNTVEVVVDKTLKRNEKVNFHPNANTETLTITYKDFLKFLKAMDKDPLFISIG, from the coding sequence ATGGTAGAAGAAAGAAAGCAAAAGGTGTACAACAAATTGGAAGAACTTGGGATTTCTTATGTAAAGCATGAGCACCCTGCTGTTTTTACAAACGAGGAATTGGACATATATGCGGCAGATATGGAAGGCGGACAGTGCAAGAACCTTTTTCTGAGAAATGCCAAAGGCAACAGGCAATACTTGGTTGTTTTGGGTCATGACAAGAGGGCCGACCTTGGCTCACTTAAAAAAATTCTGGGGGAAAAAGGGCTTAGCTTCGGATCGGACAAAAGACTAATGAAATGCATGGGGATAGAAAGCGGCGCGGTATCTCCATTCAATCTTATTAATGACACGGATAATACGGTTGAGGTTGTAGTAGACAAAACACTAAAACGCAATGAAAAAGTAAATTTTCATCCAAACGCCAACACGGAGACACTTACAATAACATACAAGGACTTCTTGAAATTTCTCAAGGCAATGGACAAGGACCCTCTCTTTATAAGTATAGGATAG
- a CDS encoding prolyl-tRNA synthetase associated domain-containing protein encodes MKAQQKQRVYHKLKELGITYVKHEHKAVFTCEEADKYSEGIEGEHCKNLFLRNAKGNRQYLVILGNDKRADLGSLKKILGEKRLSFGSDKRLMEYMGIESGAVSVFNLINDVENIVEIVIDESLGNAEKINFHPNDNTETLTISYRDFLKFLKAMGKEPLFIKIG; translated from the coding sequence ATGAAGGCTCAGCAAAAGCAAAGGGTGTACCACAAGCTTAAAGAGCTTGGCATAACGTATGTAAAGCACGAACATAAAGCTGTTTTTACATGCGAAGAAGCAGACAAATATTCAGAAGGCATTGAGGGTGAGCATTGCAAAAACCTTTTTCTGAGAAATGCCAAAGGCAACAGGCAATACTTGGTGATTTTAGGCAATGACAAGAGGGCCGACCTTGGCTCACTTAAAAAAATTCTAGGGGAAAAAAGGCTAAGCTTCGGATCCGACAAAAGGCTAATGGAATACATGGGGATAGAAAGCGGCGCGGTATCTGTTTTCAATCTTATAAATGATGTTGAAAATATTGTTGAGATTGTTATTGACGAATCTCTAGGAAATGCAGAAAAAATCAACTTTCATCCAAATGATAATACAGAGACACTTACAATAAGCTATAGGGATTTCTTGAAATTTCTTAAGGCAATGGGCAAAGAGCCTCTTTTCATAAAGATAGGATAG